A single genomic interval of Cyprinus carpio isolate SPL01 chromosome B24, ASM1834038v1, whole genome shotgun sequence harbors:
- the sh3glb1a gene encoding endophilin-B1a isoform X3, whose translation MDFNVKRLAADAGTLFSRAVQFTEEKFGQAEKTELDAHFENLLTRAETTKHWTEKILKQTEVLLQPNPNVRIEEFLYEKLDKKVPTRMNNHELLGQSMIDSGNEFGPGTAYGNALIKCGETEKQIGGAERELIQSSAINFLTPFRNFLEGDFKTILKERKLLQNKRLDLDAAKTKLKKAKMADARALPLRTTPPPGDAGYVANFSFMANFLHVKWLKMWAEEVTKAEQDLKMTQSEFDRQAEITRLLLEGINSTHAHHLHCLNDFVEAQMTYYAQCYQYMVDLQKQLGNFPSAFSSNNNQSTASGAASISVPILPLSGPLPANTANASSGFTELQNFSGSRKARVLYDYDAAGSNELSLLADEVIMVSSVPGMDSDWLMGERGNQKGKVPITYLELLN comes from the exons ATGGATTTTAACGTGAAGAGACTGGCAGCGGACGCTGGTACTTTATTCAGTCGGGCGGTGCAA TTCACAGAAGAAAAATTCGGTCAGGCTGAGAAGACCGAGTTGGATGCACATTTTGAGAATCTCCTCACCAGAGCTGAAACCACTAAACACTGGACAGAGAAGATTTTGAAGCAGACCGAAGTGTTACTGCAACCAAACCCAA ATGTCAGAATAGAAGAATTCCTGTATGAAAAACTGGACAAAAAGGTGCCCACACGGATGAACAACCATGAGCTTCTGGGTCAGTCCATGATCGACTCTGGGAATGAATTTGGGCCTGGAACAGCCTACG GAAACGCTCTGATAAAGTGCGGCGAGACGGAGAAGCAGATCGGAGGAGCGGAGCGAGAGTTAATTCAGAGTTCTGCCATCAATTTCCTCACGCCTTTTCGCAACTTTTTAGAAGGAGACTTCAAGACTATATTG AAAGAGCGCAAACTGCTTCAGAACAAACGACTGGACCTTGATGCTGCAAAGACCAAGCTAAAGAAAGCCAAAATGGCTGATGCCAGAGCTCTG CCCCTCAGAACTACCCCTCCACCAGGGGACGCTGGCTATGTTGCCAATTTCTCCTTCATGGCGAATTTCCTCCATGTGAAGTGGCTGAAG ATGTGGGCAGAGGAAGTGACAAAG gccgAGCAGGACCTGAAGATGACACAGAGCGAGTTTGACAGACAGGCAGAGATCACCAGGCTTCTTCTGGAAGGAATCAACAGTACGCAT GCCCATCATCTCCACTGTCTAAATGACTTTGTGGAGGCTCAGATGACTTATTACGCCCAGTGTTACCAATACATGGTCGACCTCCAAAAGCAGTTGGGAAA CTTCCCTTCGGCTTTCTCTTCCAACAACAACCAGTCGACGGCCAGCGGCGCGGCCAGCATCTCCGTACCCATCCTGCCGCTCTCAGGCCCTCTTCCTGCCAACACAGCCAATGCGTCTTCAGGTTTCACCGAGCTGCAAAACTTCAGCGGGAGCCGTAAAGCGCGGGTGCTGTATGATTACGATGCTGCGGGCAGCAATGAGCTCTCTTTATTGGCTGATGAG GTGATCATGGTGAGCAGCGTCCCAGGCATggactctgattggctgatgggtGAACGTGGGAATCAGAAGGGAAAAGTGCCTATTACTTATTTGGAGCTGctaaattaa
- the sh3glb1a gene encoding endophilin-B1a isoform X1: MDFNVKRLAADAGTLFSRAVQFTEEKFGQAEKTELDAHFENLLTRAETTKHWTEKILKQTEVLLQPNPNVRIEEFLYEKLDKKVPTRMNNHELLGQSMIDSGNEFGPGTAYGNALIKCGETEKQIGGAERELIQSSAINFLTPFRNFLEGDFKTILKERKLLQNKRLDLDAAKTKLKKAKMADARALAEQDLKMTQSEFDRQAEITRLLLEGINSTHAHHLHCLNDFVEAQMTYYAQCYQYMVDLQKQLGNFPSAFSSNNNQSTASGAASISVPILPLSGPLPANTANASSGFTELQNFSGSRKARVLYDYDAAGSNELSLLADEVIMVSSVPGMDSDWLMGERGNQKGKVPITYLELLN, translated from the exons ATGGATTTTAACGTGAAGAGACTGGCAGCGGACGCTGGTACTTTATTCAGTCGGGCGGTGCAA TTCACAGAAGAAAAATTCGGTCAGGCTGAGAAGACCGAGTTGGATGCACATTTTGAGAATCTCCTCACCAGAGCTGAAACCACTAAACACTGGACAGAGAAGATTTTGAAGCAGACCGAAGTGTTACTGCAACCAAACCCAA ATGTCAGAATAGAAGAATTCCTGTATGAAAAACTGGACAAAAAGGTGCCCACACGGATGAACAACCATGAGCTTCTGGGTCAGTCCATGATCGACTCTGGGAATGAATTTGGGCCTGGAACAGCCTACG GAAACGCTCTGATAAAGTGCGGCGAGACGGAGAAGCAGATCGGAGGAGCGGAGCGAGAGTTAATTCAGAGTTCTGCCATCAATTTCCTCACGCCTTTTCGCAACTTTTTAGAAGGAGACTTCAAGACTATATTG AAAGAGCGCAAACTGCTTCAGAACAAACGACTGGACCTTGATGCTGCAAAGACCAAGCTAAAGAAAGCCAAAATGGCTGATGCCAGAGCTCTG gccgAGCAGGACCTGAAGATGACACAGAGCGAGTTTGACAGACAGGCAGAGATCACCAGGCTTCTTCTGGAAGGAATCAACAGTACGCAT GCCCATCATCTCCACTGTCTAAATGACTTTGTGGAGGCTCAGATGACTTATTACGCCCAGTGTTACCAATACATGGTCGACCTCCAAAAGCAGTTGGGAAA CTTCCCTTCGGCTTTCTCTTCCAACAACAACCAGTCGACGGCCAGCGGCGCGGCCAGCATCTCCGTACCCATCCTGCCGCTCTCAGGCCCTCTTCCTGCCAACACAGCCAATGCGTCTTCAGGTTTCACCGAGCTGCAAAACTTCAGCGGGAGCCGTAAAGCGCGGGTGCTGTATGATTACGATGCTGCGGGCAGCAATGAGCTCTCTTTATTGGCTGATGAG GTGATCATGGTGAGCAGCGTCCCAGGCATggactctgattggctgatgggtGAACGTGGGAATCAGAAGGGAAAAGTGCCTATTACTTATTTGGAGCTGctaaattaa
- the sh3glb1a gene encoding endophilin-B1a isoform X2: MDFNVKRLAADAGTLFSRAVQFTEEKFGQAEKTELDAHFENLLTRAETTKHWTEKILKQTEVLLQPNPNVRIEEFLYEKLDKKVPTRMNNHELLGQSMIDSGNEFGPGTAYGNALIKCGETEKQIGGAERELIQSSAINFLTPFRNFLEGDFKTILKERKLLQNKRLDLDAAKTKLKKAKMADARALVSLSLNILSLFSNAVQMWAEEVTKAEQDLKMTQSEFDRQAEITRLLLEGINSTHAHHLHCLNDFVEAQMTYYAQCYQYMVDLQKQLGNFPSAFSSNNNQSTASGAASISVPILPLSGPLPANTANASSGFTELQNFSGSRKARVLYDYDAAGSNELSLLADEVIMVSSVPGMDSDWLMGERGNQKGKVPITYLELLN, encoded by the exons ATGGATTTTAACGTGAAGAGACTGGCAGCGGACGCTGGTACTTTATTCAGTCGGGCGGTGCAA TTCACAGAAGAAAAATTCGGTCAGGCTGAGAAGACCGAGTTGGATGCACATTTTGAGAATCTCCTCACCAGAGCTGAAACCACTAAACACTGGACAGAGAAGATTTTGAAGCAGACCGAAGTGTTACTGCAACCAAACCCAA ATGTCAGAATAGAAGAATTCCTGTATGAAAAACTGGACAAAAAGGTGCCCACACGGATGAACAACCATGAGCTTCTGGGTCAGTCCATGATCGACTCTGGGAATGAATTTGGGCCTGGAACAGCCTACG GAAACGCTCTGATAAAGTGCGGCGAGACGGAGAAGCAGATCGGAGGAGCGGAGCGAGAGTTAATTCAGAGTTCTGCCATCAATTTCCTCACGCCTTTTCGCAACTTTTTAGAAGGAGACTTCAAGACTATATTG AAAGAGCGCAAACTGCTTCAGAACAAACGACTGGACCTTGATGCTGCAAAGACCAAGCTAAAGAAAGCCAAAATGGCTGATGCCAGAGCTCTGGTGA GCCTTTCTCTTAATATATTATCACTGTTTTCAAATGCTGTGCAGATGTGGGCAGAGGAAGTGACAAAG gccgAGCAGGACCTGAAGATGACACAGAGCGAGTTTGACAGACAGGCAGAGATCACCAGGCTTCTTCTGGAAGGAATCAACAGTACGCAT GCCCATCATCTCCACTGTCTAAATGACTTTGTGGAGGCTCAGATGACTTATTACGCCCAGTGTTACCAATACATGGTCGACCTCCAAAAGCAGTTGGGAAA CTTCCCTTCGGCTTTCTCTTCCAACAACAACCAGTCGACGGCCAGCGGCGCGGCCAGCATCTCCGTACCCATCCTGCCGCTCTCAGGCCCTCTTCCTGCCAACACAGCCAATGCGTCTTCAGGTTTCACCGAGCTGCAAAACTTCAGCGGGAGCCGTAAAGCGCGGGTGCTGTATGATTACGATGCTGCGGGCAGCAATGAGCTCTCTTTATTGGCTGATGAG GTGATCATGGTGAGCAGCGTCCCAGGCATggactctgattggctgatgggtGAACGTGGGAATCAGAAGGGAAAAGTGCCTATTACTTATTTGGAGCTGctaaattaa